From the genome of Maridesulfovibrio ferrireducens:
GGAGACTTGCGTGCTGTTGAAGTTGCGGAACAGCTGGGCATTTCGCCACAGACAGTTCGGAGCGTCAAGCACCAGGCAATCACTAAATTGCGCCGCTACTTCGGAGCGGAAAGCGAAAGGAGGATCGTATCATGAGCATCTCAGGTGTTAGTTACACAACGGCAAATTCAACCACTGTTGCAGAGGACAATTTAAGCAGCAGCTCCAGCCTCAGTCAGGTTGATTTTATGACACTTCTTACCACTCAGATGGAATATCAGGACCCCACTAATCCGGTTGATAACACTGAAATGATTAACCAGATGACAGCGTATTCATCGCTGGATGAACAGACTCAAACTAATGAAAGTTTAAATACTATTATTGATCAGCTTAGTTCTCTTTCTGCCGTTAGCAGCTCCAGTTATCTCGGGCAGGATGTTATGGCCGCTGGAGGTGTTGTTGAAGTGGAAGATGGTGTTGCTTCAGATGTGACGCTTAATCTTGATGAAGATGCAGCTCTTCTCAGCATCAATATCTATAATTCGGGTGGAAGTATTGTGGACACAAGAGAGTTCTCAAATGTTTCTGCGAGTGAATCTCTGTATGGGCAGGCTGAACTTAATCCCAGTGGAAAACTCTCGACTGACGGGGATTATTATCTTGTTGCCACTGCTTACGATGAAAACGGTAGCAGTATAGATGTTTCACTTTCGTCCATCGGAACTGTGAAAAGTATCAATCAAGAAAATTCAGGAACGCTG
Proteins encoded in this window:
- a CDS encoding flagellar hook assembly protein FlgD → MSISGVSYTTANSTTVAEDNLSSSSSLSQVDFMTLLTTQMEYQDPTNPVDNTEMINQMTAYSSLDEQTQTNESLNTIIDQLSSLSAVSSSSYLGQDVMAAGGVVEVEDGVASDVTLNLDEDAALLSINIYNSGGSIVDTREFSNVSASESLYGQAELNPSGKLSTDGDYYLVATAYDENGSSIDVSLSSIGTVKSINQENSGTLLILDDGREVSIADVTLVS